Proteins co-encoded in one Montipora capricornis isolate CH-2021 chromosome 12, ASM3666992v2, whole genome shotgun sequence genomic window:
- the LOC138027609 gene encoding DC-STAMP domain-containing protein 2-like, giving the protein MDGLYLKITEDFAPDPKEARFGGKDAPMAVEKGDIIFDVRKRGDGWMYGKNLNSGKTGKFPESCAAKLSGNKNGSGSDNPQSDKKDAKPASKNEISKPSWLQNRNTSSTPENRKTPSYPKPYVGNNGKTPEKVEEKKETSGDSGVVEDSSEGGYCNADYEPKTANRDASKTGNTVKGYKQKEAGIAPRSLASSRQTCDKQIPETTKGPEKDEKESEKAIGKASFKLNLNQGGERSTQSKAVPKTTRNFQRSTPVPQEALRENLDENYEPVEKKSEEKGPQLSKAVSTKDGPKIADTKAAKIDATDDSKKANQILNHSDVTTDSVAGGVGVNIQENPLRRDKSSIYQVPGFVGPPKPARNLVAGCAECNDPHIYETPMVSKTPPESPAFDKKDGKGMKPEKPKDTQGKDGSTSLKPSSSVIRKTKEQMKHRMASYEDIEMEGRRSDEQSFKDADLVAKQTKEKLLTPNRRPKLRILLGIFSGLLLGVFIFLTLFLLAQQHVLTCAVSAFLIAFVVGTIFGFLDKTRLQCIVLLIFPSLFASGGKICLWILITFFLISGPMCNFIENVRIVALSRGCLMASDRLADNDSFNGSVFMVNEDNRAIVQRMQKFENISHALQTYINDSLLLSSFVRNDNLISGVKDNPLEVICMRYLLRAHNICSAEVENMYTECNRTARGAKCEFISAKNACNHLSKPHASNSCRSIASENVNKLLQIKEIIELSPQRMETKEVQRGEETIVIAPGKLCEFTSFLVMLLPLLALLVMCEAYSYHKLYLSCNEFDNHYLTVRFKAIEDMRKSSGAADLLVPLKKAELQQFVQPTACHLAKEEKASLLKCLVVYLIYLLFALTVVLLDYFFYVVITNEEPQSNIAKKCDGDLESPQEVYTIVLSALLGVLLLIILLQPFMLRLRRLIASRFYPRRERKRIAYLYYKLLEERKTFYRAVIENMNNFAEETDMFNRLDAVLVLCNNFSWFKKVLEFVGVNLRRCSVCGTGLSKKYLFCDTGDCDVIYCRTCFWDLENKCLGCMRSSKMTSRSSSLSGQSQRKKNDYIKSV; this is encoded by the coding sequence ATGGATGGCTTGTATCTGAAAATAACTGAAGATTTTGCGCCAGACCCTAAAGAAGCGAGATTCGGAGGCAAAGATGCGCCGATGGCTGTTGAAAAGGGCGACATTATTTTTGATGTTCGTAAGCGCGGTGATGGCTGGATGTACGGCAAGAATTTAAACAGTGGAAAAACGGGAAAGTTTCCGGAGAGTTGCGCGGCCAAATTATCGGGAAATAAAAATGGTAGCGGATCCGACAATCCTCAATCGGACAAGAAAGACGCAAAACCTGCTTCGAAAAACGAAATAAGCAAACCCTCGTGGCTTCAAAATCGAAATACTTCCAGTACacctgaaaacagaaaaacgccGTCTTATCCAAAGCCTTATGTCGGAAATAACGGGAAAACGCCCGAGAAAgttgaagaaaagaaggaaacatcggGTGATTCTGGAGTGGTTGAGGACTCTAGTGAAGGTGGATATTGTAACGCCGATTATGAGCCAAAAACAGCGAACCGCGACGCTTCGAAAACCGGAAATACGGTGAAGGGCTATAAACAAAAAGAAGCTGGAATTGCTCCGAGATCTCTGGCGTCGAGTCGACAGACATGTGACAAACAAATACCAGAGACAACTAAAGGGCCTGAGAAGGACGAGAAGGAATCTGAGAAAGCGATTGGAAAGGCGTCTTTCAAGTTAAATTTGAACCAGGGTGGCGAACGGTCTACGCAATCGAAAGCAGTTCCGAAGACAACAAGAAATTTCCAGCGATCAACCCCCGTGCCACAGGAGGCGTTGCGAGAGAATCTTGACGAAAATTACGAACCCGTTGAAAAGAAAAGCGAAGAGAAAGGACCGCAGTTATCGAAAGCAGTTTCGACGAAAGATGGACCAAAAATAGCTGATACGAAAGCGGCTAAAATTGACGCGACAGATGACTCGAAGAAAGCGAACCAGATTCTTAATCATTCAGACGTGACCACAGATAGCGTTGCTGGGGGTGTTGGAGTTAATATTCAAGAAAATCCATTGCGAAGAGACAAAAGCAGCATTTATCAGGTCCCTGGGTTCGTCGGGCCACCGAAACCCGCTCGAAATCTTGTTGCGGGTTGTGCGGAGTGCAACGATCCGCACATCTACGAAACTCCAATGGTTTCTAAGACACCACCGGAGTCTCCTGCGTTTGACAAAAAAGACGGCAAAGGGATGAAGCCGGAGAAACCGAAAGACACCCAAGGGAAAGATGGCTCGACCAGCCTGAAGCCATCATCATCAGTGATAAGAAAGACGAAGGAGCAAATGAAGCACCGAATGGCTTCCTACGAGGACATCGAAATGGAAGGGAGGCGATCGGATGAACAGAGTTTCAAGGATGCCGATCTTGTCGCAAAACAAACCAAAGAGAAATTACTGACGCCCAACAGACGCCCAAAGCTGCGGATTTTGCTGGGCATATTTTCCGGTTTACTGCTGGGTGTCTTCATATTTTTGACACTGTTCTTACTTGCACAACAGCACGTCCTCACTTGCGCTGTTTCTGCTTTCTTGATCGCCTTTGTTGTAGGAACAATTTTCGGCTTTCTCGACAAAACTCGGCTACAGTGCATCGTTCTTCTTATCTTCCCGAGTCTATTCGCTTCGGGCGGGAAAATTTGTCTCTGGATTCTGATCACATTTTTCCTAATATCCGGACCGATGTGTAACTTTATTGAAAATGTACGCATTGTGGCTCTAAGCCGTGGCTGTTTAATGGCTTCGGACAGATTAGCAGACAATGACAGTTTTAACGGATCTGTGTTTATGGTGAACGAGGACAATCGAGCTATTGTGCAACGAATGCAGAAGTTCGAGAACATCTCTCACGCGCTTCAGACATACATAAACGATTCTCTTTTGCTTTCGTCATTTGTCAGAAATGATAATTTGATAAGTGGGGTCAAAGACAATCCATTAGAGGTTATTTGCATGCGATATTTACTCCGTGCCCATAACATCTGTTCTGCGGAGGTCGAGAACATGTACACCGAATGTAATCGAACTGCGCGTGGAGCAAAGTGCGAGTTTATTTCGGCGAAGAACGCTTGTAATCATTTATCGAAACCTCACGCCTCGAACTCATGCCGAAGCATAGCCTCTGAAAATGTCAACAAGTTGttgcaaataaaagaaataattgaACTGAGCCCTCAACgaatggaaacaaaagaagtgCAACGCGGGGAGGAAACCATTGTTATCGCCCCAGGAAAGTTATGCGAATTTACCTCTTTCCTGGTTATGCTTCTGCCGCTTTTAGCGCTTCTAGTCATGTGCGAAGCCTATAGTTATCACAAACTTTATCTGTCTTGCAATGAATTTGATAATCACTACCTCACAGTGAGGTTCAAAGCCATAGAGGACATGCGCAAATCGAGTGGTGCCGCTGACCTGTTGGTACCTCTGAAGAAAGCCGAGCTTCAACAGTTTGTGCAGCCCACCGCTTGTCATCTCGCGAAGGAAGAAAAGGCCAGCTTGCTCAAGTGCTTGGTGGTATACCTGATTTACTTGCTTTTCGCTCTGACGGTTGTTCTCCTGGACTATTTTTTCTATGTTGTTATCACTAACGAAGAACCGCAATCCAATATTGCGAAGAAGTGTGATGGAGATCTTGAGAGCCCTCAAGAGGTTTACACTATCGTTTTATCAGCTCTGCTTGGCGTGTTATTGCTGATTATTCTGTTACAACCTTTTATGCTTCGTTTGCGCCGTTTGATCGCCTCGCGTTTTTACCCCAGACGAGAAAGAAAACGCATCGCCTACCTCTACTACAAACTACTTGAAGAGCGCAAGACCTTTTACAGAGCCGTTATCGAAAACATGAACAACTTCGCTGAAGAAACGGATATGTTTAATAGACTAGACGCAGTGTTGGTTCTCTGTAACAATTTCAGCTGGTTCAAGAAAGTTTTGGAGTTTGTAGGCGTCAACCTTCGTAGATGCTCTGTTTGTGGTACAGGGCTCAGCAAGAAGTATTTGTTCTGTGATACTGGAGACTGTGATGTCATTTACTGCCGAACGTGCTTCTGGGACCTGGAAAATAAGTGTCTGGGGTGCATGCGCAGTAGCAAGATGACGTCAAGATCGTCCAGCTTAAGTGGCCAATCACAGAGGAAAAAGAATGATTACATTAAATCTGTATGA